gagttattgatagactttacacggaggtttactagtttttgggttgatttggtgttggtgctactcccatagctctgatattaggttgactcttgagtggtatacttcgccctttaGCGCATGGACTTGTGGGGAAAACTGATGGAAAAGGAGTTGAATAAACTGGACACGCATAAGGTGTTTACCCCAGTGCCGAGACCGAAAGACATGAAAGTGATTGGGGTAAGATTGGTCTATGCAttaaggaaagatggagaGGGAAGGTTAACAGAGAGAAGGGCACGGTTAGTTGTGAAAGGTTTTACGCAGGAAAAGGGAGTCCACTACCATGCTTCTTGGGCTATGGTTCCAAGATATGAGTCTCTTCGAATGCTACTTTCTATTGCTGCTCACCTTGGACTCCATCTTTGGTCAGGAGACTTTGAAGCTGCTTACCTGAATGCCAAGCCCCAGGGAGTCAACTATCTCCAATTACCACCTGGCTTTGAGGACCGATACACTCTGCGCGACGGAACTGAAACAGCACTTTTGATGAATATCAATATCTATGGCACAATGGATGCTGGACACCAATGGTTCAAGATGCTTGACCAATCATTCCACGATTTTGGATACACACCCATCGCGGCAGACCCATGCGTTCAGTACAAACGGGATACAAATGGTTATACAGCTACGTTTTGTTATACCGACAATCTTGATGGAATTTCCTCCAATAACGAACAAGGTCTTGCCCTCATCGAGAACATTAAAGCAGAGTATCCCTTCCGATATTACGGACAGCCAGATGTGGAGTTAGGAATGACTGTTCGAGTGGATAACAATACGGGGGACATCTCGATCCATCAGAGGCCACTGATTGACAAGATGTTGGTTAAGTTCGGAATGAGGGACTGTTCGCCGAAATACACACCTTTATCACCCGGGATCAAATTCGAAAACACACAACCATTTCCTATCCCCACTGCCGATGCCATATTCATGGCCGACAAAGAGTACTCGTCACTTGTGGGAATGCTAAATCACATCAGTCAGGGAACTCACCccgacatctctttctcggTTGGGCTTTTGCAACGCTACATGAGCAACCCCCAGCCTGTGCATTGGAGGGCCACATTACACCTCCTAGCATACTTAAAGGCAACCCGGATGTATCAGTTGACTTACTTGGGTGAAAAAGGTTCGCTTAAACCTGTTGGATATGCTGATGCCACACATGCCAATATTAGAGAAGAGAATGGGTTTGCGACAAGAAAGTCAACACTGGGTTATGTCTTCCTTATGGCAGGAGGAGCTGTATCATGGAGCTCGATGAAACAAAGGCGAATCACGACATCGACGACTGAGGCAGAGACTGGAGCTTTAGTCCATGCTGGTAAACAAGCAATATGGATGTGGAAGTTTTTGGACGGCCTCGAATTACATCAGGACTACCCTTTTCACATCTTCGTCGACAGTACTGGTGCTATTTCGTTAACGCAGGCGACCACAAGACATGCTCACACAAGGCATTTTGACTACGATTGGGCGTGGGTCAGGGAATCGGTACGTGAGGGGGAGCTTGAATTTTCATACATTCCCAGTAACGACAATATTGCAGACTTGTTCACAAAATCTCTCTCCCGACCAGCTGTTGAGAAGTTTTGCAAAGAACTAGGTCTATTGATGGAATAATATGCTCGGTTTTCAGGAGGAGTGTCAGAAGTGAAATCCCTCGTAGGTATAACTATGAAGTTCCCCTATTTTCTTATTTTACAGACTCCTTATTTTCCCCCTATTCATCTTGGACTATTTAAATTCAAATACAGACTCTTAACACCTCAGTTGTTCCACCTACCGTGTGACCGTCTGAGGTGTGTATATTCTTACTTTATTTTCTATACTTTCATACTGATTCATATTTCTATAGTACTCGTCTGACTCGTACTTAACTTGACATGATCAAGATGTGTTGGAGTTATGGAATGCTGGGCTTCCCATCTATTTTGTACAACCTTACAGCACATTTCATAATCAACTTATCCTCAGCATCAAGCCCTTAGTTACGCCAAGGCTTTGTGTAATGGCTGCATCTCCTCCTTATCCTATTCTTCTTGCAAACTCTCAGGCAGGTTCTGACGAAAAATTTGCTGCCATATGCACAGCTTCAATAGCTTGTTTCCACATTTCAAGTCCATTCGAGAATATGCATCTTCCTGGTGCTTACTCATCATCTTACACCCCTGGTGCAACAGGTTCAATTCTAGCACCAACACGTTCTTCACCCTCAACATCTTCGATAGGCCCTTCTCGAACAATCTCTACTGCtacttcttcttcgtcgccTTACTTGACAAAACTGGAGCATCGCCTGTGTGGAAAAAAACTCTGAGTCAATTGTTAGTGGATATGCCATGCTTCTCTTAAAGTGGCTGACTTTTTGTTTGGCATCTAGCACCCCAATCCCCATGTAATCTCTTTTCAGACCTCTCCCATCCACTGCTCCCTTCCTTGCTTCTACCTTGGTGTGATATGAACTCCATCATCGACACCCAACACCCCCTCAGACAGCATACTCCAGGAAGGTCTCCCAAGCTGTCAACAATCATTCCAGACCTGGCGATTATCTGTGGGGGCTCAGAAGATCGCGTTGAACTGCTTCTTGAGCAATGGTTGCAGTCGCAAGGACCATGGTTGGCTCAGTGTCAAGACCCCAATGTACAAGTGGAACCAAAGTCGAATGCAGTGTGGAAGAAGGTGCTCAGCGTACAGTCCATCGGTGCTTGGCCTGAAAGGAAGGTGCCAAAGACAAACGCAGAGCATGACCATAATGAAACTTTAAGACTTGTGTCAACTCTGCTTCCTTCCTATCAATCTGCCCCTCTACCCAATCCTCCAGCGAGTCCTTCCAATTCCTCAAGGTCACAGTGTATGTTACATGAACTCAGCTTAATCAACTTCCGCTTCCAGCTCGTTACTCTTGATTTAGCAGCAGATCAGAGTGTACTGAAAGCTTCATCATCACTCTCCCAAGCCGAACTGACAGTGGCATTGGCCAATCACAGTCGAAGTCGAAGCCAACTCATCGACAGGATCTTTGGTAATGCGGGCGATGTATTCACTGTTTGTGAATGGGTTTGCAGCTGAGAAATGGGCTGATTATGTTGACGCTCTACGTGTGTTCGCGTTGTTGATGCATTCATGGCTGGGAGACAAAAGTGGCATATGGGATAGGGAGAATGACCCCAATCTCCTGGTGCTCCTTGCCCCTGGGTTGGAGTGGGAGAAGGTTTTAATTCGATACTTTGTACAATCATATTTCAATTACTTTGGCCACCTGCCAATCCTTCCTAGACACCGCTTGTAGATCTTTGCAGTTTTTCTTGAGTTCTCAATGCTTGTATTCATGGTCGTCATATGTAGAATTACATATTATCGTAGTATAATACACTGCTAATACACCAATAATACACTGCTAATGCAAGGGACAAGTGGAAAGGATCCCGCCTTGGTTGGACCTTATAAACTGCTTCTTGTTGTCATGGGCAGCGTTGCTAGCAAGCTTAAGGGTTATTTAGCAGTACTATACTCCAGGGATGGCTGTGAGATTGCCTGGATGAAGAAGCTAGTTGAGGAAAAGCATAAGAAAGTAGAAAACTTACCAGAACCAGTACGAGCTTCGGTTTTTATGAAACCGGGTGCAAACCGGTGCAAACTGCCGGCTTTTATTGAAACCGTTCCAGTTATTATGGCCTGGTCTAAAAACCGAAATCCGGAGCCAAACGGCAAAATCGGCTTCGGTTCAGATCAAGAGTGGTTCGGAACCAAACCGTTGATTTCACTAGCGGTTATGGCCCATACCGTACTCACAGGGCCTCAATGGTGTGTCAGAAAGTGACTGAAAAAGCTGAAGATCGAGAAGCCTTGATGCCGCGCATCGCCGCCGCCCGGCAAGTCACCTCTTCCCACGACCTCTCTCGAGGGGTTGATATTACGGATTGCTCGGTCGACGACCCCTTGTTATAACCACTCATAAACATGGTGTGTCTTTTGTAGGTATTACCTTGTTCTTGAATTGATGCTTTGCAGGTAATCGACGAAATTCAAACCAAGGAATATGTTAAAGGCTATGGAATCGACTGCGACAAAGTCAAGGCCGCTATCGAGACAACGGATGACAGTGATGGGCGAATCGACGCAGTAATGGAATGGATTCTGCTACGTGTCGACCGCGACATCCATTCGCTTTGCATAGGAAGGGCCATCGATGGCGAGCCCCAATCCTTCCACGTTATCGCATTCGGCGAAGAGGCCTTTCATACAGATCCGGAggctttgaggaagaaagatatcCTTGCTCCAGACTATCTGAAGTTCCTTGTCGAACCATTTTTTATTGGGCCCGATGTATATGAGGTTGTGGATTGGTAATGAAACAAGCTACCTCCCAGTGTATATGACTGGCTAACGTTCGCGCAGATATCATCCGCTGGATTTTTTTTATTATACTCAGGAGGACGTGAATGGCTAGTACGGAGAAATTGTCATCTTATATTAATGCCACAATAATGTACTCGTGGCTTGGCGTACAACAAACAATATTGTATTTGagtagatagatagatagataggaaTTGAGTATGTGCCACGTTGCGCAACGactctcttcctctcccacTCACATAAACTTCCATCGTCTTCTGGGAAGGGTTTACCTTACTTCTTACGGTCAGtctccttcaagttcaatattccttccctttctttttttgaaCCAAGCAACGGTATTAGTTTCCTGTGTCACAACATGGAAGTTCACACGGAAACGACATCAATACTGTACTTAACCGTTGCAGTGGTATGTATTCGGTTTGTTTATACCCTTTGGGTTGAGCTCGGTGTTCCATGATTGACGGCCTCTAGTATCGTTATAGAGCCCGGATTCGAAGTTGTAGTTGAGAAATTATGTCCTTCCCTTCGTATTAAAGTGTCGATATGATATACCATGTTGCGATTATGATTTCACTTGGCTTCCTTCATCAATTCCTCTCCCTTGTTTCTGAACTTCGAAAGCTTGGTCTTCCAAGGCTCCCAGGTGTTTCCGTACTTCTTGAGAAGATAAGCTAGCAAGGCTCTTTGCTCTTTCTTCAACGAGCCTTTCAGCATCTCCTTGAGAGCGGAATGGGTTAGGGCATCTCTCCGCCGTACACATCAGTGAATATCTCACTTACTTCTGCTCTCGGCAGACTTTCTGCCCGTTTGAAGGCTTTCATCACGTCGGCCCTGAGTCGTGTTTTGAGTTCCTGTTCTGCGGTAGAATCCCACCATCCTTTCGGGTTGTCAACTTTCTTCCAGTCTTCTACCTCTGCACGATCACGATAGACAAAGGAGTCATCCGAAGTTGAATGATGTCCCACACTAACAATTCCGAATGGTAATTGTCAGAGATATGAAAGGAAAGGTGGTATAAATATAAAACTCACCGTTATGACATACACTCGACCAGGACTGCTCGGCCCCGCTTAGCAGTTCGCCGTCTTGCATCGCCAACAGTAGACATGACCGCAAGGACATCATTCCCATCTACTCTGACAGTATCGATTCCATAACCCGGTCTTGCGATGCCGTCGCCACAATACTGCTCCGAACTTGGAGTGCTAATGGCGAACCAAAAATTTAATACGGTAAGTAGTGTGTGGAAATGGATCTCGAAtatgttgcatatccctacaCAGAACTTGTAAAGATTGCCGAACAGGTAAAGCGATGGGACGCACCATATAATAACTGAGGCATCATTTACGAACTTTATTCAAATTGAGGGAGGTTTGCGGCCTAAAGATGTTTTGATGGTCAATAATCAGAGGAGACGAGGATCTCCTAAGAGGGCCGAAACAGATGAGAGAGCTCAgcgctcaagctcaagctcaagagCCGTACTCACCAAGTTTGGAGAACGTTCGTAGCTTTTTAATTCCTTAATTAATTTGTATTCCTTAGGTGCAAATTACTAGCCTGGCTAGCCGATCTGTACTGAGCATTAAAGAAGATAGTCGTGCTTTGCTATACCAGTACAGCAAATTACTTGGGTCGATAGTCACGTGGGCTTGCTGGCATAACACAGCAGTCCCCGGAGTTATCGTTGTCCCTAAACCTCCTTCATCGGTGCTTACGGCCTCTCTCATCGTCCGCAATGCCTCAGCCTGAGGATGGCAACTCGTCCAGTAATCATGGGGACCACTCAGATTATCATAACACAACGTCCACCTCGTACcctcattcttcttctcgACCCCCTCTGCGGCACAATGATTCTACCGAAGGCTCGTCCGTACACCTACGACCAGACTCACCATCACAAAGGATGAGCTCAGAATCCAGTCGAATATCTTCACCCACGAAATGGCGAGACACGGCAACAGCAATCACTGAATCTCATGAATCCACGAATGGCGCTATCAATGTAGAACCCCCACAGCTGGTGGAAACGACGTTCGATGAAAGTATACTCAGGACACTGTGCGATATGGATGTGCGTATCATCGCTGTTTGCCTTGCTAGTTGTGCTCATGTGTCAACACCATCTTCAGTGCAGTATACCGTTGCTTCTCGACCGAATCAAACAGAGTATGGTCTCGTGCAGAGTAAGCGGTTTCTCGCCATTCTCAGAGAGTGGTAGAAATAGCTGATCGAGCGTGGTATAGGAAGCCTCAGTGTTTTTGAAGAAGCGGGCTGCCATCGAGGAGGAGTACGGGAAGAGTCTGCAAAAATTGGCACGCTCAACCGCCGAGATGTATGCCATGAATGACGGGAAGGCTGGGTAAGCCAATGTTAGTTCATGCTGAACTCCTAGACTCACGAGATCTTAGAACTTTTGTCACTGCATGGCAGACGTCAATGCGAATACATGATACGATGGGTGACAACCGAATACGGTTCTCTCAGCGTCTGAATGAAATGAGCGATGAATTAGGGACCATCGTGAAGGAAGTAGACAAGAATAGGAAATCAGTGAGTTATCTTCAGCACCTCTGGGGTTTCCTGACCAGTTTTTCTAGACCAAGGAGCTTGCCACCCGTTATGAGCGTGCCCTGCAAGAGGCGGAGGGACACACAGAGAAGAGCAGGAATCGTCTCGATGTATCGTCAGAAGAACTAGAACGTGTTTTACTACAGAAGGAAGGAGAGTCCTTGAAAGACAACTCTGTACAAGCAAGGAGTGGCGCTGGAGGGAAGCGGGTAATTGGCAAAGCCGTTGCGAAAGGGGGTTTACTACTCAAAGGCAAAAACCCGGGCAATGTGAGATTGAAACCTTCCATTCCGCTATCGCCCCACTAATATTGTACTTTAGATACAACGACAGGAGGACGACGTACGAGCCAGAGTATCTGCCGCTTCGGACGCCTTCCGAAAAGCCGTCATCGACACGCAGTCTATGCGACAAGAATACTTCAATTTCCAATTACCTAGGATATTACGGGTAAGTTGCATGGATTATTGTGACGTTAAACTTGCTCACCTCTATACCCACAGTCCTTGAAGGAGTGTTCGGATGAAATTGACTTGGGGTCGCAGTACCACCTCACTCGTTATGCTTTCTTGTTCGAGAGTACTCTAATGAGCGACGGAAAGACCCTCATACCCTCGAGAGACGATGGTAGGACCTCTACAGGCGTCCTAGCGTGAATAGTTTTACTAATGATACAACCTCAGGTTCCAATATTGGCTTGAAGACTGCCATTGAAATGATTGACAACCGGGGAGACTTCAGGCTTTTTATGCAGAACTATGCATATGCCCATGGTGGAACTGTGCCCAGAGGACCACGGAGGGAGGGCCCTTCGGATGAGGGATTCGTGAGTCCCCGTTTCTTGCATATCGTACTCGATAATTGACCACCCTTTCAGTTACCATTAATACCCTCGCATCAACCAGAAAAACCTCATCCGAGCCAACCAAGCTCCGTCAATGGACACCACACGCCGGCGGATAAAGGGAAGCCGACATTTGGTGTTGATCTAGGGGAGCAGATGGCTCGAGACGATGTTGACGTACCACGCATTATGAAGAAGTGCTGTGAAGCGATCGAGAAATATGGCTTGGAGTCTCAAGGCATATATCGTTTGAGCGGGACGACAAGCAAAGTCGCAAAGCTCAAGCAGTTACTGGACAAGGGTGAGTATATACCAGGTGTGCGAGGGAATCATGGGCTCATACACATTGAACCAGATCTAGAAGGCGTGGACTTGGACGCTCCTGAATGGTCGTCGGATATTAATAACGTTGCGAGTGTGATCAAGATGTGGTTACGGGAGCTTCCCGAACCACTTATGACCTATTCTCTGCAACCAGGGTTCGTCGAAGCTGCAAGTGCGTGTATCTCCTCGCTCCTTTTTCGCCTGTCGAAGCTGATGCAAAATATAGAAATTGAGAATGAACGGTTGCGGCATATTAGACTTCATGAGAGAGTGAACGAGCTCCCGGATCCCAATTACGCTACTTTGAAATATCTCATTGGCCATCTCCACAGGTCGTACCATTCTAAGCGTGTCTTTGAACTGAATGAACTGACATGTGTTGAATATTAGAATTTGTCAGCATGAGTCTGTGAATTCTATGTCGACAGGAAATCTTTCTATTGTATTTGGACCAACACTCTTTGGGCAACCTGTCAACGGCGCTAGTGGTATGGCAGATGCACCCCATCAGAACATGGTAAGTTGATGTTCAATTTCCTGTCAGCGTACGAGAGACTGACCGTATAAACCATAGGCTGTGGAAACGATCCTCAGCCACTATACCGATATTTTTGTTGACGAGTCTGGGTAAGAAAATTCGTCAGCTgttatgtgataccccattCTTTCGGAACGCATGCTCAGATATGCTTGGGTAATGGATTTGCTCTCTTCCGACTTGATTATTTACTTTATTCTAGGCACATATGTATTCAGCATCTCACTGTAGGAATAGCATCAGTCCAATCCATTACATTATTGTTATTCTCCCTAAAGCGTCCCCATCTCCCTACAGTTCCAATGATGCGGTACTACACGACTATCGGGACTGCCACGAGCGATGTGAATGGCGGAAGTCTAGGGAATGAATGCGAGCGTGTCATGGAtacaaaaaaaataaaatccTGTGAGTTAATACACAATTATAACCTACCCATTGAGTTCAAAACGTGTCTTTGTTCGTTGTAGTGAAGAAGCTCCGTGATTTAAACGCCTGGAACCCAGACGCCATCGGACCCGAGCACCCATTCTGTGTGAGAGGGGAAAGTGACCTTTCGAAGAGAGGGACAGGCACGACTCCATTCCCGACACAATCCAATTTCCTGGTCGTAATCAGACTGTAATACTCCCGCAACTGAAGTCGGAGACAAGTCCAGTTGGGTAAGGTTCGGGAAAGCCCCTAGTACCGATGCAAGTCCGGCTAAAAGCCTCTGTAGTAGGGAAAGGAGGGGGagagggggagggggagggggaaggGGGGCTCGGTCAACGTTTCGGTGGTCAAAAAacagaaggaagaagaggaagaagaaaaaagaccaTTGATTAATTAAGGCGAACTCACAATTCCCGACAACGCATAGTGAAGGGTGTGACGCAGTGCGAGACGGATCCTGAGGAATTCCACAGTCGGAAGATAGGTCGCAATATTACGGAGAAGAATCGGTCGCACCGACATGGTTGATAAGTCTAGATACCGAAGGGGAATTGATGTGTGCGTGAACCGCGGGAGATTGTCTCGGTTTACATCGGAGTCCTGGCCGACCAGGGACAGGTATTCAACCGGTCTACCAGGAAGGAGATAGGCTGAAGTGTCGGCTGAACCACGGAAGGAAGAAAGCTGGGATAGAGCGTCAGGAGGAATATTCAATGCCGTATGATGATCCAGGAGGCGCAAGTGCCGTAAAGAAGGTAGGGAAGCTAAGAAGGTTTCTAATATCCTGGAATAGGTTGGTGAGCCTTTGTGGGATTCGGCACCTAGAGAACATTGTAGCAGGTGTGGGAAGTAGCAACCACGGACAACACGTTCCACAGCGTGTATTCCACCTGGAGGGATCTGGAAGTTCGCTGGGCCCAGCCACAGCTCTAAGGACTCAAGAAAGACGGTTGTAACGAGTACTTGAGCGAGCGTTTGGGACGTTGGAGCAAGATCGAGGTGGGAAGGGGGAGATCTGGAGTCATTGGACCATCGGATGTGGAGCTTTCGGATGGCTTCACGGAGACCAGGCCGTCGAAGAATTGACTCGCAACACCTTCCAGTCCTCCATGGATACGGCGATGAGTTCGATAGAACATCTCGTATAGAAATAGACGCATAAAGGATGCGTTCGGCCACCAGATTGAATCGTTGACATACGCACGCGATATCTGTGAGGGTGGAGCTAGGTACGTGGTTGAATATCGTGCTGAGGATTTCGTtgggaatagggatattcgaCGGGCTATTGACAAGATTGGTGGCGATGGGAGCAAGCATCTGCTGAAGATCCTGTTCACTGTTGTACGCGTGCGCACAACACAATCAACGACTCGGGCTGCGAAAAGACGCGTACACAGTAGCACAGGCATTCGCCCCTTTTTACCACGCGGTGAAAATCCGGTATATAACCCCAAGGTCATTTGTCGGGACTGATCTACTGATGATAAACGGATACACAGGCAGTCTGAGGTCATACAGTCCGATCCTCGCAGGACGCAGGCCATACATGAGTAGATACCTAGCAGAGCGAGGCACATTTGGAATGTGACGTGCCAAAGGACGGTCTAGTAGCTTCTCAGAAATGTGACTCGTGCCAGTGTTAACAGATGTGTAATATAGCGATACAATAAGAATACAAATAAGAGCCCGAGATAGAAGAGAAATACAATCTATGCACCGAAACCGTAGAGGGTTCTACCCGATCGCTTGAGAGCGTAGACGACATCAAGTGCAGTCACTGTTTTCCGCTTAGCATGTTCAGTGTATGTCACAGAGTCTCGAATAACCTAACCGATGAGAATTAATCAGCTTCAAACCAAAGACAAGTAGATAGATCCAGGACGTACATTTTCgaggaaaatcttcaaaacaCCACGAGTCTCTTCGTATATCAAACCAGAAATACGCTTCACACCTCCACGACGGGCGAGACGACGAATAGCAGGCTTCGTGATACCTGTCAATAACATCCACCAGTCAGCTAATGAATCCCTCAAATCGCCCAACTCAAACACACCTTGGATGTTGTCACGAAGAATCTTACGATGACGCTTCGCACCACCCTTTCCGAGTCCCTAAAACATAGATTAACATCTTCAAGCTGTCAAGACTGAGCAAATTGACTCACTTTGCCACCTTTTCCACGGCCAGACATTATTTAGTTTGTTTGAAGTGGGTAAAAGTTGAAATAAAAAGGCGTTGTTGTTGTGGCTTGACGATGAAGGGAGTAACTAAGGCGGTACCGATGCATACGCTGCCTTATATACCCAAGCCACAGTCACGAGGCTGGTGGCAGTGCCAACGTTCCCCGTTTGTTGATTGTGATCAACAAGTCTGCAATCAGGTGATGAGACGCGTCGCGGAGGTATATATAGGCGAGGTGATTCAGACTTTGCTGCTTCA
Above is a genomic segment from Marasmius oreades isolate 03SP1 chromosome 4, whole genome shotgun sequence containing:
- a CDS encoding uncharacterized protein (antiSMASH:Cluster_4.1) is translated as MVIDEIQTKEYVKGYGIDCDKVKAAIETTDDSDGRIDAVMEWILLRVDRDIHSLCIGRAIDGEPQSFHVIAFGEEAFHTDPEALRKKDILAPDYLKFLVEPFFIGPDVYEVVD
- a CDS encoding uncharacterized protein (antiSMASH:Cluster_4.1), which produces MKAFKRAESLPRAEEMLKGSLKKEQRALLAYLLKKYGNTWEPWKTKLSKFRNKGEELMKEAK
- a CDS encoding uncharacterized protein (BUSCO:EOG092620CR; antiSMASH:Cluster_4.1) encodes the protein MPQPEDGNSSSNHGDHSDYHNTTSTSYPHSSSRPPLRHNDSTEGSSVHLRPDSPSQRMSSESSRISSPTKWRDTATAITESHESTNGAINVEPPQLVETTFDESILRTLCDMDCSIPLLLDRIKQSMVSCREASVFLKKRAAIEEEYGKSLQKLARSTAEMYAMNDGKAGTFVTAWQTSMRIHDTMGDNRIRFSQRLNEMSDELGTIVKEVDKNRKSTKELATRYERALQEAEGHTEKSRNRLDVSSEELERVLLQKEGESLKDNSVQARSGAGGKRVIGKAVAKGGLLLKGKNPGNIQRQEDDVRARVSAASDAFRKAVIDTQSMRQEYFNFQLPRILRSLKECSDEIDLGSQYHLTRYAFLFESTLMSDGKTLIPSRDDGSNIGLKTAIEMIDNRGDFRLFMQNYAYAHGGTVPRGPRREGPSDEGFLPLIPSHQPEKPHPSQPSSVNGHHTPADKGKPTFGVDLGEQMARDDVDVPRIMKKCCEAIEKYGLESQGIYRLSGTTSKVAKLKQLLDKDLEGVDLDAPEWSSDINNVASVIKMWLRELPEPLMTYSLQPGFVEAAKIENERLRHIRLHERVNELPDPNYATLKYLIGHLHRICQHESVNSMSTGNLSIVFGPTLFGQPVNGASGMADAPHQNMAVETILSHYTDIFVDESG
- a CDS encoding uncharacterized protein (antiSMASH:Cluster_4.1), whose protein sequence is MLAPIATNLVNSPSNIPIPNEILSTIFNHVPSSTLTDIACVCQRFNLVAERILYASISIRDVLSNSSPYPWRTGRCCESILRRPGLREAIRKLHIRWSNDSRSPPSHLDLAPTSQTLAQVLVTTVFLESLELWLGPANFQIPPGGIHAVERVVRGCYFPHLLQCSLGAESHKGSPTYSRILETFLASLPSLRHLRLLDHHTALNIPPDALSQLSSFRGSADTSAYLLPGRPVEYLSLVGQDSDVNRDNLPRFTHTSIPLRYLDLSTMSVRPILLRNIATYLPTVEFLRIRLALRHTLHYALSGIRLLAGLASVLGAFPNLTQLDLSPTSVAGVLQSDYDQEIGLCREWSRACPSLRKVTFPSHTEWVLGSDGVWVPGV
- a CDS encoding uncharacterized protein (antiSMASH:Cluster_4.1), producing MSGRGKGGKGLGKGGAKRHRKILRDNIQGITKPAIRRLARRGGVKRISGLIYEETRGVLKIFLENVIRDSVTYTEHAKRKTVTALDVVYALKRSGRTLYGFGA